The sequence below is a genomic window from Shinella zoogloeoides.
TGTCTATTCTTTCGCCGTCAGCGTGCGCGCACCAGCGGGTCCCGCGATGATGGCAAGCGACGCCATATTGATGAAGAGGCCGTGTTCGACGACACCCGGTATATCATTGAGGTTGCTTGCGAGCGCATCTGCATCAGGAATGCGGCCAAAAGATGCGTCGAGAATGTAGTGTCCGCCATCCGTGGTGAAGGTGCCGTCGCCGGAAGTGCGCAGCGCGATGCCGCCGGAAAGGCCGAGGCGCGAGGCCGCCTTCTCGATGGCGATGCGGGTCGAGACGAGGCCGAACGGATTGACCTCGATCGGCAGCTTGAAGGCGCCCAGGGTCTCGACAACCTTGGTCTCGTCGGCAATGACGATCATGCGGGCGGAGGCGCTGGCGACAATCTTTTCGCGCAGCAGCGCGCCGCCGCCGCCCTTGATCAGCCGCAGCCGGCCGTCCACCTCGTCGGCGCCGTCGATGGTGAGGTCGAGCTCCGGCAGTTCGTCGAGCGACTTCAGCGGCACGCCGAGTTCGACGCAGAGCCGCGCCGTGCGCTCGGAGGTCGGCACGCCCTCGACGCGCAGGCCCTCGGCCACCTTTTCCGCCAGCAGCCGTACGAATTCCTCGGCGGTCGACCCGGTGCCGATTCCCAGCCGCATACCGTCTTCCACATGGGCGAGCGCGGCCTCGGCGGCCTTGATCTTCATTTCCCGGGCGTCCATGCCCCCAAGCTCCTTGAAAGAGTG
It includes:
- the rpiA gene encoding ribose-5-phosphate isomerase RpiA, which gives rise to MDAREMKIKAAEAALAHVEDGMRLGIGTGSTAEEFVRLLAEKVAEGLRVEGVPTSERTARLCVELGVPLKSLDELPELDLTIDGADEVDGRLRLIKGGGGALLREKIVASASARMIVIADETKVVETLGAFKLPIEVNPFGLVSTRIAIEKAASRLGLSGGIALRTSGDGTFTTDGGHYILDASFGRIPDADALASNLNDIPGVVEHGLFINMASLAIIAGPAGARTLTAKE